In one Pirellulales bacterium genomic region, the following are encoded:
- a CDS encoding aldolase/citrate lyase family protein produces MTRRFKDLLAKNELCRIFCTGRLISPVLIDLFGLGGGFDGFWLDQEHVGLTWHDIERAALAARANGFDQFVRMPPTNYAQVTQNLEAGAGGVMAAQIRSAAQAEEFVTWTKFAPRGMRGMNTSGRDADYTHRTQGEFAERANREHFVAIQIETLGALAEADSIAAIEGVDLLFVGPADLSQSLGILGQTTHAKVWEAIDAVAAACRRHGKHWGVVPADPAFAERAYDKGCRMISLGTDILSVRRGIDATKEMNKRLFSCR; encoded by the coding sequence ATGACGCGAAGATTCAAAGACCTGCTGGCGAAGAACGAACTGTGCCGCATCTTTTGCACCGGCCGGCTGATCAGTCCCGTGCTGATCGACCTGTTCGGACTGGGCGGCGGCTTCGACGGCTTTTGGCTCGACCAGGAACACGTGGGGCTCACCTGGCACGACATCGAGCGGGCCGCGCTGGCGGCGCGGGCCAACGGCTTCGACCAGTTCGTGAGAATGCCTCCCACGAATTACGCCCAGGTGACGCAAAACCTGGAAGCCGGTGCGGGCGGCGTCATGGCGGCCCAAATCCGGTCGGCCGCCCAGGCCGAAGAGTTCGTGACCTGGACGAAGTTCGCCCCCCGCGGCATGCGCGGCATGAACACCTCCGGCCGAGATGCCGACTATACCCACCGCACGCAGGGCGAGTTTGCCGAGCGCGCCAACCGCGAACATTTCGTGGCGATTCAAATCGAGACGCTGGGAGCGTTGGCCGAGGCCGATTCGATCGCGGCCATCGAGGGGGTCGATCTGTTGTTCGTCGGCCCCGCCGATCTTTCGCAGTCGCTGGGCATCCTGGGACAGACGACGCACGCCAAGGTCTGGGAAGCGATCGACGCCGTGGCTGCCGCCTGCCGCCGCCACGGCAAGCACTGGGGGGTGGTGCCGGCCGATCCCGCCTTTGCCGAGCGGGCCTACGACAAGGGTTGCCGCATGATTTCGCTCGGCACCGACATTCTGTCTGTGCGCCGCGGCATCGACGCGACGAAAGAGATGAATAAACGGCTTTTTTCCTGCCGCTAA
- a CDS encoding DedA family protein has protein sequence MLDTLLNDVLPYVLLGLPIVLTGMGLPVPEEFLVIGAGIASHNGTFEPLAALLTCIVAAMMGDCVSYAIGYHFGHGLLREHRWFARFLNPRAERKMEQKIRQHGLTALLVTRFLVGVRSPVYVAAGVLRVPFRYFILCDLISASLVVSLFFGLSYLFAEQILNLWQRIQKAEIALTVVIVSAVLAVVLYFYVRHRRRIDRIRLRRLRRKRSSAAASEPPPPDAGANGQPGGHIESNATEGATKSVA, from the coding sequence ATGCTTGATACTTTGCTCAACGACGTGCTGCCCTACGTGCTGTTGGGCCTGCCTATCGTACTGACGGGCATGGGGTTGCCGGTGCCGGAAGAGTTTTTGGTGATTGGGGCGGGCATTGCCAGCCATAACGGCACGTTCGAGCCGCTGGCCGCCTTGCTGACGTGCATCGTGGCGGCCATGATGGGCGACTGCGTGTCGTATGCCATCGGCTATCACTTTGGCCACGGCCTGCTGCGCGAGCACCGCTGGTTCGCCCGCTTTCTCAATCCGCGGGCCGAACGAAAGATGGAGCAGAAAATCCGCCAGCACGGGCTGACGGCGCTGTTGGTCACGCGCTTTTTGGTGGGCGTGCGGTCGCCGGTCTACGTGGCGGCCGGCGTTTTGCGGGTGCCGTTCCGCTATTTCATCCTCTGCGACCTGATCTCGGCCTCGCTGGTGGTATCGCTGTTTTTCGGCCTGAGCTACCTCTTCGCCGAGCAGATCCTGAACCTCTGGCAGCGGATCCAGAAGGCCGAAATCGCTCTCACGGTGGTGATCGTGTCGGCCGTGCTGGCTGTCGTGCTCTACTTTTACGTCCGCCATCGTCGCCGCATCGATCGCATTCGGCTGCGGCGCTTGCGGCGCAAGCGGTCGAGTGCGGCGGCCAGCGAGCCGCCGCCGCCCGATGCCGGAGCCAATGGCCAGCCGGGCGGGCACATCGAATCCAACGCGACCGAGGGCGCCACCAAGTCGGTGGCGTAG
- a CDS encoding DUF1501 domain-containing protein: MFTRRQLLKRSSLIALAPTVPGFLAQLAQAVEAKRDDRILVVVQLGGGNDGINTVVPYNDEGYAKHRDKLRLPADRLHKLSDEVALHPFMRAMADLFEKQRLAVVQGVGYPNPNRSHDVSMAIWHTARFDRAEHKGYGWLGRALDQLPPQSGAPAAMLVGDGALPAAVIGRRSVAGSFSRLDELAVQNASARAAAAADASNDDLDAFVRRATLDAYTTADAVSAAAARERGKATYPANPLAQQLGMVARLIEADLPTRVYYVVQSGYDTHAVQMDTHARLLGELSGAVAAFVDDLTEAKLAERVLLMTFSEFGRRVAENASAGTDHGTAAPMLLAGGGVKGGLFGQTPRLLDLDEGDLKMTVDFRQVYAAVLRDWLKIDPTSVLAGHFGPLPLFSTSGAN, translated from the coding sequence ATGTTCACCCGACGACAATTGCTGAAACGTTCTTCCCTGATTGCCCTGGCCCCCACCGTACCGGGCTTCTTGGCCCAACTGGCGCAGGCCGTGGAAGCAAAACGCGACGACCGCATTTTGGTGGTCGTCCAGCTCGGCGGCGGCAACGACGGCATCAATACCGTCGTGCCCTATAACGACGAAGGCTACGCCAAGCATCGCGACAAGCTGCGGCTGCCGGCGGACCGGCTGCACAAGCTGAGCGACGAGGTGGCCTTGCACCCCTTCATGCGGGCCATGGCCGATCTCTTCGAAAAACAGCGGCTGGCGGTGGTGCAGGGCGTCGGATACCCGAACCCCAATCGCTCGCACGACGTGAGCATGGCCATCTGGCACACCGCCCGATTCGATCGCGCGGAACACAAGGGTTATGGATGGTTGGGGCGTGCGCTGGACCAGTTGCCGCCACAGTCCGGCGCGCCGGCGGCGATGCTGGTGGGCGACGGCGCTTTGCCCGCGGCGGTGATCGGCCGGCGCTCGGTGGCGGGCAGTTTTTCGCGGCTCGACGAGCTGGCGGTGCAGAATGCTTCTGCCCGTGCCGCGGCGGCCGCCGATGCGTCGAACGACGATTTGGATGCATTCGTCCGCCGCGCCACGCTCGACGCCTACACGACGGCCGATGCCGTGAGCGCCGCCGCGGCGCGAGAGCGCGGCAAAGCGACGTATCCGGCGAATCCGCTCGCCCAGCAACTCGGCATGGTTGCCCGGCTGATCGAGGCCGATCTGCCGACGCGGGTCTACTACGTGGTGCAGTCGGGCTACGACACGCACGCGGTGCAGATGGACACGCACGCCCGGCTGCTCGGCGAGCTGAGCGGCGCCGTGGCGGCGTTTGTCGATGATCTGACCGAGGCGAAGCTGGCCGAGCGCGTGTTGTTGATGACGTTCAGCGAGTTCGGCCGCCGCGTGGCCGAGAACGCCTCGGCCGGCACCGATCACGGCACCGCCGCGCCTATGCTCCTGGCCGGCGGCGGCGTGAAGGGCGGGCTGTTTGGACAAACACCTCGCCTGCTCGATCTCGACGAGGGCGACCTCAAGATGACGGTCGATTTCCGTCAGGTTTATGCGGCCGTGCTGCGGGACTGGCTCAAAATCGATCCTACCTCGGTGTTGGCCGGACATTTCGGGCCGTTGCCGCTCTTCTCAACGAGCGGCGCAAACTGA